Part of the Pseudomonas sp. ADAK13 genome is shown below.
CCGGCTTCGTCCAGCAGCACCAAGGCGCGGCCGGTGTTGACCGGGTCGTTGGGGATCGACACCGTGGCGCCGTCTTTCAACTCGGAGATATTTTTGATCTTGGTCGAATAAGCGCCGAACGGCTCGATGTGCACACCTACCACCGGCACCAGATTGGTGTGCCGGGTCTTGTTGTAGTCATCCAGGAATGGCCGGTACTGGTAGTAGTTGGCGTCGATGTTCTTCAGCGCCAGTTGCTGGTTGGGCTGGATGAAATCAGTGAAGACCTTGATCTGCAGGTCCACGCCTTCCTTGGCCAGCACGGGTTTGACGAACTCCAGAATCTCGGCATGAGGCACCGGTGTGGCACCCACCACCAACGTCTCGTTGGCGACGGCATTCAGGGAGAAGACAGCAGCCAAAATGGCCAGGGATTTTTTCATGATTGCTCCAAAAGCA
Proteins encoded:
- a CDS encoding MetQ/NlpA family ABC transporter substrate-binding protein codes for the protein MKKSLAILAAVFSLNAVANETLVVGATPVPHAEILEFVKPVLAKEGVDLQIKVFTDFIQPNQQLALKNIDANYYQYRPFLDDYNKTRHTNLVPVVGVHIEPFGAYSTKIKNISELKDGATVSIPNDPVNTGRALVLLDEAGLIKLKDPSNTLATPRDIVENPKHLKIRELEGALLARSMSQVDLAFVFANYALEAGIDTNSALIVEKGKSLYVEYLVARPDNINDPGIQKLAKALNSDEVRQFILTRYKGQIAPGF